In Anaerolineales bacterium, the following proteins share a genomic window:
- a CDS encoding response regulator transcription factor — protein sequence MTETKAIRVMLVDDHAVVRSGLSAFLMAHDDLELVGEAASGERAVLLCQQVQPDVVLMDLMMPGMDGVTATRAIREKHPTVQVVALTSFKEKEMVEGALQAGAIGYLLKDVSADELAGAIRAAAMGRPTLASEATRVLIQSTCTPTESPGSDLTEREREVLTLMTAGLNNRQIAERLVVSVSTAKFHVSSVLFKLNATSRTEAVSIALQNRLVK from the coding sequence ATGACCGAAACAAAGGCTATTCGCGTGATGTTGGTGGACGACCATGCCGTTGTCCGCAGCGGGTTGAGCGCTTTTTTGATGGCGCACGACGATCTTGAGTTGGTGGGCGAGGCTGCGAGCGGAGAGCGTGCCGTCTTATTGTGTCAACAGGTTCAGCCCGACGTTGTTCTCATGGATTTGATGATGCCGGGCATGGATGGCGTGACTGCCACGAGAGCGATCCGTGAAAAACATCCAACCGTCCAAGTGGTTGCGCTGACCAGTTTCAAGGAAAAGGAAATGGTTGAAGGAGCGTTACAGGCAGGCGCGATCGGCTACCTGCTTAAGGATGTTTCTGCCGATGAGTTGGCGGGAGCTATTCGCGCGGCGGCAATGGGCAGACCAACCCTTGCCTCGGAAGCCACCCGTGTACTAATTCAATCTACTTGTACGCCTACCGAATCCCCAGGTTCTGATCTAACTGAGCGTGAGCGCGAAGTGTTGACGCTCATGACGGCAGGCTTGAACAATCGCCAAATTGCCGAACGGCTGGTGGTCAGCGTTTCGACCGCCAAGTTCCACGTCAGCAGTGTGCTGTTCAAACTCAATGCAACTAGCCGCACCGAAGCGGTATCCATCGCCCTACAAAACCGCCTGGTCAAGTGA